In a genomic window of Xylophilus rhododendri:
- a CDS encoding bifunctional diguanylate cyclase/phosphodiesterase, whose translation MPTLRIRSLRTRIALTFSALLLVVQLLGFFAARETITHAARLNTETELQQAEKVFNQIMQSHRDQLSQAAAVVAADFGFREAVATRNQGTIVSALRNTGDRIKADLVMLLDLDARTVADTRISDEEGALFPYPDLIAQARSNGSASNIIQLDGRLYELVVVPVKAPVTIGWVAMGFEIDSRFIGLLNSTMALDVSFLGQAVGGGWAVLASSLPGGTAANLIAPANAGQLGREKSIRLTLNQEEYGARTVLLHSGPNGVEAVLQRSIAEAAAPFLRIQAALLVLSLIGLVVSIVVSLLIARGVTRPVAMLTGFARSVGEGGNPPPLELAREDEIGALAHTFNDMREALDEREARITGLAYQDSLTGLPNRALFRERVMEAIALAQRGEAMVAVMVMDLDRFKYVNDTLGHTIGDQLLVEVGQRLHAAMGPQSATVARLGGDEFAVLLIDGSEAEAMRVAQSLLTLLERPMLLEGQVVDVGASIGIVCCPMHGDDVDTLMRRADIAMYAAKRSGSGCLLYDSRHDTQTPERLSLMGELRHAVEHDHLTVFYQPKMDLATGEVRQVEALVRWDHATRGFIAPDRFIPFAEQTGYIKAITRWVVRHVVAQTADWLERGIDLQTSINVSARDLLDNELPDFFQNVLKEYRVDPRQIWIEITESAVMEDPAHALSTLEKLHNLGFRLSIDDFGTGYSSLAYLKRMPVDEIKIDRSFVMGMVTERDDEVIVRSTIDLGHNMGLKVVAEGVETQEILDRLRECRCDLAQGWLLSRPMPAAKLEDWLLAWRAKKATA comes from the coding sequence TTGCCCACGCTGCGCATCCGGAGCCTTCGAACCCGCATCGCGCTGACTTTCTCCGCGCTGCTGCTGGTGGTGCAGCTGCTCGGCTTCTTCGCCGCGCGCGAAACCATCACGCACGCCGCCCGCCTGAACACCGAGACCGAGCTGCAGCAGGCCGAGAAGGTGTTCAACCAGATCATGCAGTCGCACCGCGACCAGCTCTCGCAGGCGGCGGCGGTGGTGGCGGCGGACTTCGGCTTCCGCGAGGCGGTGGCCACCCGCAACCAGGGCACCATCGTCTCGGCCCTGCGCAACACCGGCGACCGCATCAAGGCCGACCTGGTCATGCTGCTCGACCTCGATGCCCGCACCGTGGCCGACACCCGCATCAGCGACGAGGAAGGCGCCCTCTTTCCCTACCCCGACCTGATCGCCCAGGCACGCAGCAACGGCAGCGCCTCCAACATCATCCAGCTCGACGGCCGGCTCTACGAGCTGGTGGTGGTGCCGGTGAAGGCGCCGGTCACCATCGGCTGGGTGGCCATGGGCTTCGAGATCGACTCGCGTTTCATCGGCCTGCTCAACTCCACCATGGCGCTGGACGTGAGTTTCCTCGGCCAGGCCGTGGGCGGCGGCTGGGCGGTGCTGGCCAGTTCCCTGCCCGGCGGCACCGCGGCCAACCTGATCGCGCCGGCCAACGCCGGCCAGCTCGGCCGCGAAAAATCGATCCGCCTGACCCTGAACCAGGAGGAATACGGCGCCCGCACCGTGCTGCTGCACAGCGGCCCGAACGGGGTGGAGGCGGTGCTGCAGCGCTCCATCGCCGAGGCCGCCGCGCCCTTCCTGCGCATCCAGGCGGCTTTGCTGGTGCTCTCCCTGATCGGCTTGGTGGTGTCCATCGTGGTCAGCCTGCTCATCGCCCGCGGCGTGACCCGCCCGGTGGCCATGCTGACCGGCTTCGCCCGCAGCGTGGGCGAAGGCGGCAACCCGCCGCCGCTGGAGCTGGCGCGCGAGGACGAGATCGGCGCCCTGGCCCACACCTTCAACGACATGCGCGAGGCGCTCGACGAACGCGAGGCCCGCATCACCGGCCTGGCCTACCAGGACAGCCTCACCGGCCTGCCCAACCGCGCCCTGTTCCGCGAACGGGTGATGGAAGCGATCGCCCTGGCGCAGCGCGGCGAAGCGATGGTGGCGGTGATGGTGATGGACCTGGACCGCTTCAAGTACGTCAACGACACCCTGGGCCACACCATCGGCGACCAGCTGCTGGTGGAAGTGGGCCAGCGCCTGCATGCCGCCATGGGCCCGCAGTCGGCCACCGTGGCGCGCCTGGGCGGCGACGAATTCGCGGTGCTGCTGATCGACGGCAGCGAGGCCGAAGCCATGCGGGTGGCCCAGAGCCTGCTCACCCTGCTGGAGCGGCCGATGCTGCTCGAAGGCCAGGTGGTGGACGTCGGCGCCAGCATCGGCATCGTCTGCTGCCCCATGCACGGCGACGACGTCGACACCCTCATGCGCCGCGCCGACATCGCCATGTACGCCGCCAAGCGGTCCGGCTCCGGCTGCCTGCTCTACGACAGCCGGCACGACACCCAGACCCCCGAGCGGCTCTCGCTCATGGGCGAGCTGCGCCATGCGGTGGAGCACGACCACCTCACCGTCTTCTACCAACCCAAGATGGACCTGGCCACCGGCGAGGTCCGCCAGGTCGAGGCCCTGGTGCGCTGGGACCACGCCACCCGCGGCTTCATCGCGCCGGACCGCTTCATCCCCTTCGCCGAACAGACCGGCTACATCAAGGCGATCACCCGCTGGGTGGTGCGCCATGTCGTGGCCCAGACCGCCGACTGGCTGGAGCGCGGCATCGACCTGCAGACCTCGATCAACGTCTCCGCCCGCGACCTGCTGGACAACGAGCTGCCCGACTTCTTCCAGAACGTGCTCAAGGAATACCGGGTCGACCCGCGCCAGATCTGGATCGAGATCACCGAAAGCGCGGTGATGGAAGACCCGGCCCATGCACTCAGCACCCTGGAGAAGCTGCACAACCTGGGCTTTCGCCTGTCGATCGACGACTTCGGCACCGGCTACTCCTCGCTGGCCTACCTCAAACGCATGCCGGTCGACGAGATCAAGATCGACCGCTCCTTCGTCATGGGCATGGTGACCGAGCGCGACGACGAGGTGATCGTGCGCTCCACCATCGACCTGGGCCACAACATGGGCCTGAAGGTGGTCGCCGAAGGCGTGGAGACCCAGGAGATCCTGGACCGCCTGCGCGAATGCCGCTGCGACCTGGCCCAGGGCTGGCTGCTGTCGCGGCCCATGCCGGCGGCCAAGCTGGAAGACTGGCTACTGGCCTGGCGAGCGAAGAAGGCGACGGCCTGA